The window TGCGCACCCGCAGGTAGCGGCCGGACGACGACAGGCCATGGTCGATCAGCTTGATGAGCAGCTGTGGGTCGACGTTGCCTCCCGACAGCACGGCCACCACCGGGCCGTCGCCGCCGGCGCTGCCGTTGAGCACGGCGGCGAGGGGGACGGCCCCCGCCGGCTCCACCACGGCCTTGGCCCGTTCGAGCAGCAGGAGGATGGCGGCGCTGATCTCCTCCTCGGTGACCGTGACCACGTCGTCCACCAACGACTGCACGTGCTCGAGGGTGAGGGCGGAGACCGACTTGACGGCGATGCCGTCGGCCATCGTGGACAGCGCCGGCACCGGCACGCACTTCCCGGCGTCGAGGGCGGCGCGCATGGTGGGCGCGCCCGCCGCCTCGACACCCACCACCCTCGTCCCCGGCCGCACGGCCGCCAGTGCCGCCGCGATGCCCGAGATCAGGCCGCCGCCGCCGATGGGCACCACGACGGTGGCCGCCTCGGGCGCTTCCTCGGCGACCTCGAGTCCCACCGTGCCCTGGCCGGCGATGACGAGCGGGTGGTCGAACGGCGGCACCAGGACCGCCCCGGTGGCCGCCGCGTGCTCCCGCGCCGCCGCCATGCAGTCGTCGACCGAGTCGCCGGTGAGGCGCACGTCGGCCCCGTACCCGCGAGTTGCTTCCACCTTGGGCAGGGACGCACCGGTGGGCATGTAGACCGTGGCCCGCCGGCCGGTGAGCGAGGCGGCCAGGGCGACGCCCTGGGCATGGTTGCCGGCGGAGCCGGCGACCACCTCGTCGGCGTCGGCGCCGAGGGCGGCAAGGAAGTTGTACGCCCCGCGGATCTTGAACGAGCCGGTGCGCTGCAGGTGCTCGGGCTTGAGGAGCACGGCCCGACCGACCAGGCGGGACAAGGAGTCCGACCGGTCGACGGGCGTGGGCCGCAGCACGCCGGCCACCCGGGCCCTGGCCGCCTGGACGTCGGCCAGCCCGATCACGACCGGAGGCTACCGGCGAGCAGGGCGGTTGGCGCCTGCGGGCGGTGCGCCCTATCCTTGGATGCCCGCCGACGCGCGGCCAGAGCCGACCCACGAGGCGATCCTCCTTGCGCACGTACTCCCCGAAGCCCGCAGACATCCAGCGCGCCTGGCACGTCATCGACGCCGACGGGCTCGTGCTCGGCCGCCTGTGCACCGAGGTCGCCCGCCTGCTGCGCGGGAAGCACAAGCCGATGTTCGCCCCGCACATGGACACCGGCGACCACGTCATCGTGGTCAACGCGGCCAAGGTCGTGATGACGAGCGACAAGGCGGACAAGAAGCTGGCCTACCGCCACTCCGGGTATCCGGGCGGCCTCCGGAGCCAGAGCTATGCCGCGCAGCTGGCCCTCAAGCCCGAGGAGGTCGTGCGCCGGGCAGTCAAGGGCATGCTGCCCAAGGGGACGCTCGGGCGCTCGATGATCCGGAAGCTCAAGGTGCACGCCGGGCCCACCCATCCCCATTCCGCTCAGAAGCCGCAGACGCTCGACCTGGCGCACGCCCGCCGGGTGCCCGCCGGCGAGAACTAGGACTCCAGATGCCCAAGCCGCTCATCCAGTCCACCGGTCGCCGCAAGCGGGCCGTCGCGCGTGTGCGGGTCCGGGCCGGTACCGGCACGGTGACGATCAACAAACGCCCGGTCGAGGAGTACTTCCCGTCCGCCGTGCAGGTCACGCTGGCCACCGAGCCGCTGCGGGTCACGAACACGGCCGACGTGTACGACGTCGACGCCACCATCGACGGAGGCGGCACGTCCGGCCAGGCCGGCGCCCTGCGCCTGGGCATCGCCCGCGCCCTCGTCGAGCTCGATCCCGACCAGCGGCCGTCGCTCAAGAAGGCGGGCTTCCTCACCCGTGACGCCCGTGAGAAGGAGAGCAAGAAGTACGGCCTGAAGAAGGCCCGCAAGGCACCGCAGTACTCGAAGCGCTAGTTCCCCCGTGCCGCTCGAGTTCGGCACCGACGGCGTTCGTGGCCTGGCCAACGCGGAGCTGACACCGGAGCTGGTCCTCGCCCTCGGCCGGGCGGCCGTCCGTGTCCTCGGCCGGCCGTTCCTCGTGGGTCGCGACACCCGCCGGTCGGGGCCGATGCTGCAGGCCGCCTTCTCGGCCGGGGCCGCATCCGAGGGCGCCGACGTGGTCGACCTGGGGGTGCTCCCCACGCCGGGCGTGGCCTTCCTGTCGGCCCGTTGGGACGTGCCCGGCGCCGTCATCTCCGCGTCGCACAACCCCTTCCCCGACAACGGGGTCAAGCTCTTCGCCCCGGGGGGGCGCAAGCTCACCGATGCCGAGGAGCAGACGCTCGAGGACGAACTGGCCCTGGTGGTGGCCGGGTCGAGCCCGGGCCAGCGCCCGACGGGAGCAGGGGTGGGCTCGCTCGACTCCGACGCAGCCGCCGTGGAGGCATACGCCGCCCACCTGCTGGCCTCCCTCGAGGGCCGCACGCTGGAGGACCTCACCGTGGTGCTCGACTGCGGCCACGGCGCGGCGTCCGTCGTGGCGCCCGACGTGGTCGCGATCAGCGGGGCAACCGTCCACCTCGTCGGCGCCGAGCCGAACGGGACGAACGTGAACGAGGGCTGCGGCTCGACCGACCTCGGCGCCCTGCGGACGGCCGTCGTCGAACATGGCGCGGACGTGGGGCTGGCGTTCGACGGTGACGCCGACCGCGTGCTGGCCGTCGACGCCGACGGCGGTGTGGTCGACGGCGACCATCTCATCGCCCTGTGCGCGCTCGACCTGCGCGAGCGCGGCCGGCTGAAGGACGACACGGTGGTCGTCACGGTGATGACCAACCTGGGCTTCCGCCGGGCCATGGAGGCGGCCGGCATCGCCGTCCGCGAGACGCCCGTGGGCGATCGCCACGTCCTCGAGGCCCTCGACGCAGGGGGGTGGTCGCTCGGTGGCGAGCAGTCCGGGCACCTGATCTTCCGGGCCCTGGCCACTACGGGTGACGGCATCCTCACCGGCCTCCAGGTGCTCGACCTCGTCGCCCGCGCCCGCCGCCCGCTCGGTGCCCTGGCGGCCGGCGCGATGACGCGGCTGCCCCAGGTCCTGCGCAACGTCCGGGTCGCCGCCCGCCCCGGCGCGGAGGCCATCCGGCTCCTCACGCGGGCCGTGGAGGCGGAGCAGGCCGGGCTCGGAGCCGCCGGCCGGGTGCTCGTGCGCCCGAGCGGCACCGAGCCCGTGATCCGCGTGATGGTCGAGGCGCCCACCGAGGACGAGGCCCAGGACGTGGCCGCCAGGCTGGCGGCGGAGGTCGTGCGGGTCCTCGGGTCCTAAGCTTTCCGGGGCCATGTGCGGAATCGTCGCCATCCTCCGCCGGCCCAGCCGGCGCCCGCCGCCGTCCGCAGCCGAGATCACCGCCGGACTGGAGCAGGCGCGCGCCGCCCTCGGCGCCTTGTCGACGCTCGGCGAGGCGGCCACGGCGCTCGAAGCGGTCGACGCGTCCCTCCGCGGCTCCCCGGGCATGCGGGCGCTGCTCGACGCCCACGACCTGGTGCCGGTGCTCGAGGCGGCGCTCGGCCTCATCGACGACACCGTCGGCCGGTTGGAGGCGGCCCTCGACGCCGGTGACGGCGGCCTGTCACCCGACGACCTCGAGGCGGTGAACGCCGCCATCGTCCGCATCAAGGACGCCTCGTGGTCGCTCGGCCACGACCGCATCCCGGCGGCGCGGGCGGTGGCGAGCCTGGCCTGGCCGGGCGCCGGCGAAGCCACCGTCGACGCGTACGCGTCCATCCACTCCGCCCTGTCGAGCATCGACCGTCTGGAGGTGCGCGGCCGCGACTCGGCCGGCCTGCACGTGCTCGTCACCGGCCACGGCCTCGACCTGGAGGACGAGCGCATCGGCGCCCTGCTGCACGGGCGCACGGCCGACCCGCTGTTCCCGTCGATGGCCGTCCGCACACCTGCCGGGCACCTGGCCTTCGTGTACAAGGCGGCAGCCGAGATCGGCGAGCTGGGGGACAACACCCGGACCCTCCGCACCGCGATCTCCGCCGATGCGCTGCTGCAGCTGGCGCTCACGGCCGACACGGCGGAGGCCACCGTGCTGGGCCACACCCGCTGGGCCAGCGTGGGCATCATCTCCCAGGCCAACGCCCATCCCCTGAACCAGGAGGAGGAAGGCGGTGAGCCCGGGCCCTACGTCGCCGCCGCCCTGAACGGCGACGTCGACAACTACGCCGACCTCATGGCCGCCGCCGGGCTGCGCATCCCGGCGCCCTTCACCACCGACGCCAAGGTGATCCCCGCCCTGGTCTCCAGGCGCATGGGCGACGGTCAGGGCGCGGTCGACGCCTTCCGGGCCACGGTCGACAGCTTCGAGGGGTCCACCGCGGTGGGCGCGGTGGCCGCCGACGCGCCCGACCGACTGTTCCTGGCGCTGCGGGGGAGCGGCCAGGCCCTCTACGTCGGCCTGGCCGAGGACGCCTTCGTCGTGGCCAGCGAGCCCTACGGGCTGGTCGAGGAGACGAGCAGGTACGTCCGCATGGACGGCGAGTCCGTGGCCGCCGGCGGCGGCAGGCCGGGCCAGCTCCTCGTGCTCGACGCGGCGGGGGCGGGCACCCTCGACGGCATCACCCGGGTGGCGTACGACGGCGCGCCGGTGCCCGTCACCGACGACGACGTGCGCACGGCCGAGATCACCACGCGCGACATCGACCGGGCCGGATTCCCCCACTTCCTGCTGAAGGAGATCACCGAGGCGCCCTCGTCGTTCCGCAAGACCCTGCGGGGAAAGATCACCGGCTCAGGCACCGAGCTGCGGGCCGTCCTCGGCACCGACACCCTTCCCGACGACCTGCGCAAGCGACTGCGGAGCGGCGACGTCAGGCGCGTGCGGGTGATCGGTCAGGGCACCGCCGTCGTCGCCGGCCAGAGCCTGGCCACGGCGCTGTCCTCCTGGCTCGGGGGCGCCGGCATCCTGGTCGACGCGCTGCCGGCCACCGAGCTGTCGGGCTTCGGTCTCGACGACGACATGGCCGACACCCTCGTCCTCGCCATCAGCCAGTCGGGGACGACCACCGACACCAACCGCACCGTCGACCTCGTGCGCGCCCGCGGGGCGACGGTGGTCGCCATCGTCAACCGGCGCGACAGCGACCTCACCCAGCGGGCCGACGGCGTGCTCTACACCTCCGACGGGCGGGACGTGGAGATGGCGGTCCCGTCCACCAAGGCCTTCTACGCGCAGGTGGCGGCCGGCTTCCTCCTCGCGCTGGCACTGGCCGAGGAGACCGGGTGTGCCGACCGGCGGCGGACCTCGGAGCTGGTCGCCGCCCTGCGCGACGTGCCGGCGGCCATGGACGAGGTGCTGGCCCGCCGCCCGGCCATCGGCGCGGCGGCGGCCCGCCACGCGCCGGCCAGACGGCACTGGGCCGTCGTCGGCAACGGCCCGAACCGGGTGGCCGCGGCCGAGGTCCGGATCAAGCTGTCGGAGCTCTGCTACAAGTCGATCGCGTGTGACGCCACGGAGGACAAGAAGCACATCGACCTGTCCTCGGAGCCCCTGATCCTCGTGTGCGCCGCCGGCCTGTCCGGGCCCAACGCCGACGACGTGGCCAAGGAGGTGGCGATCTACCGGGCCCACAAGGCGGCGCCCGTCGTCATCGCCACCGACGGCGCCAGGTACCCGGCCGCCCTCGACGTGCTCGAGGTGCCGCCGGTGCACCCCATGCTCGCCTTCGTCCTGTCGGCCATGGCCGGCCATCTCTTCGGGTACGAAGCGGCTCTCGCCATCGACGCACAAGCCCTTCCCTTCCGGGAGGCGCGGGCCGCCGTCGAGGCGGTGGTCTCCTCGGGCGGCGACGGCGACCACCTGTTGCACGACCTCGCCTCCCGCCTCGACGCGCCGTCCGGCCGCTTCCTCGAAGCCCTTCGTGGCGGCGCATACGACGGCAGCCTCGACGCGGCCACCGCCGTCCAGGTGAG of the Acidimicrobiales bacterium genome contains:
- the glmM gene encoding phosphoglucosamine mutase; the encoded protein is MPLEFGTDGVRGLANAELTPELVLALGRAAVRVLGRPFLVGRDTRRSGPMLQAAFSAGAASEGADVVDLGVLPTPGVAFLSARWDVPGAVISASHNPFPDNGVKLFAPGGRKLTDAEEQTLEDELALVVAGSSPGQRPTGAGVGSLDSDAAAVEAYAAHLLASLEGRTLEDLTVVLDCGHGAASVVAPDVVAISGATVHLVGAEPNGTNVNEGCGSTDLGALRTAVVEHGADVGLAFDGDADRVLAVDADGGVVDGDHLIALCALDLRERGRLKDDTVVVTVMTNLGFRRAMEAAGIAVRETPVGDRHVLEALDAGGWSLGGEQSGHLIFRALATTGDGILTGLQVLDLVARARRPLGALAAGAMTRLPQVLRNVRVAARPGAEAIRLLTRAVEAEQAGLGAAGRVLVRPSGTEPVIRVMVEAPTEDEAQDVAARLAAEVVRVLGS
- the rpsI gene encoding 30S ribosomal protein S9, which gives rise to MPKPLIQSTGRRKRAVARVRVRAGTGTVTINKRPVEEYFPSAVQVTLATEPLRVTNTADVYDVDATIDGGGTSGQAGALRLGIARALVELDPDQRPSLKKAGFLTRDAREKESKKYGLKKARKAPQYSKR
- the ilvA gene encoding threonine ammonia-lyase, which encodes MIGLADVQAARARVAGVLRPTPVDRSDSLSRLVGRAVLLKPEHLQRTGSFKIRGAYNFLAALGADADEVVAGSAGNHAQGVALAASLTGRRATVYMPTGASLPKVEATRGYGADVRLTGDSVDDCMAAAREHAAATGAVLVPPFDHPLVIAGQGTVGLEVAEEAPEAATVVVPIGGGGLISGIAAALAAVRPGTRVVGVEAAGAPTMRAALDAGKCVPVPALSTMADGIAVKSVSALTLEHVQSLVDDVVTVTEEEISAAILLLLERAKAVVEPAGAVPLAAVLNGSAGGDGPVVAVLSGGNVDPQLLIKLIDHGLSSSGRYLRVRIVLPDHPGALAALTAEVARLGLNVLDVEHHRAGVDLALDEVEVMVTLQTRNDGHRREVVAALTSAGYRVDPER
- the rplM gene encoding 50S ribosomal protein L13 translates to MRTYSPKPADIQRAWHVIDADGLVLGRLCTEVARLLRGKHKPMFAPHMDTGDHVIVVNAAKVVMTSDKADKKLAYRHSGYPGGLRSQSYAAQLALKPEEVVRRAVKGMLPKGTLGRSMIRKLKVHAGPTHPHSAQKPQTLDLAHARRVPAGEN
- a CDS encoding SIS domain-containing protein produces the protein MCGIVAILRRPSRRPPPSAAEITAGLEQARAALGALSTLGEAATALEAVDASLRGSPGMRALLDAHDLVPVLEAALGLIDDTVGRLEAALDAGDGGLSPDDLEAVNAAIVRIKDASWSLGHDRIPAARAVASLAWPGAGEATVDAYASIHSALSSIDRLEVRGRDSAGLHVLVTGHGLDLEDERIGALLHGRTADPLFPSMAVRTPAGHLAFVYKAAAEIGELGDNTRTLRTAISADALLQLALTADTAEATVLGHTRWASVGIISQANAHPLNQEEEGGEPGPYVAAALNGDVDNYADLMAAAGLRIPAPFTTDAKVIPALVSRRMGDGQGAVDAFRATVDSFEGSTAVGAVAADAPDRLFLALRGSGQALYVGLAEDAFVVASEPYGLVEETSRYVRMDGESVAAGGGRPGQLLVLDAAGAGTLDGITRVAYDGAPVPVTDDDVRTAEITTRDIDRAGFPHFLLKEITEAPSSFRKTLRGKITGSGTELRAVLGTDTLPDDLRKRLRSGDVRRVRVIGQGTAVVAGQSLATALSSWLGGAGILVDALPATELSGFGLDDDMADTLVLAISQSGTTTDTNRTVDLVRARGATVVAIVNRRDSDLTQRADGVLYTSDGRDVEMAVPSTKAFYAQVAAGFLLALALAEETGCADRRRTSELVAALRDVPAAMDEVLARRPAIGAAAARHAPARRHWAVVGNGPNRVAAAEVRIKLSELCYKSIACDATEDKKHIDLSSEPLILVCAAGLSGPNADDVAKEVAIYRAHKAAPVVIATDGARYPAALDVLEVPPVHPMLAFVLSAMAGHLFGYEAALAIDAQALPFREARAAVEAVVSSGGDGDHLLHDLASRLDAPSGRFLEALRGGAYDGSLDAATAVQVSALLRYARGHSALEGYELEFGKVGTPSVVIQDLTDALTRAIEALTRPIDAIKHQAKTVTVGISRSEETLYRVPLVGELLAAGAARDRLGYRALRTLAALDGAVAEVTGFTRYRIEGSVADGSATIHVVDRGGVAADLPSRVHQNPQLLGTKHRAASEREVTVARGRRDGRTFVLVPETKDAQVVGMTLLHARFHAQLPPAQAKAVLQGYRDRYDALVDAVTETEAAFDEAVLGRVGLIDLLTEPVHILADRWRA